A segment of the Arachis hypogaea cultivar Tifrunner chromosome 5, arahy.Tifrunner.gnm2.J5K5, whole genome shotgun sequence genome:
CCTTTGAAGATCACTCTACCTTGTGTCATGAGATCAACCATCGTGTGATAGACACACCATCTCTTGAATACCTCCATCTGAAAATAATGACGTCGGTGTTTTCTGAGCTACACATGTCGGTTAGCCATTTTCCCAACATGGTGGAGGCACATGTTGATATTCAGGAATGTGACTCACGTGTTGATATTAACGGTGCATTTTTTGAACATGTCTGTTGGGTGCCCATGCTTCTCCAGGCACTTCGTGAAACAGAGTTGTTGACATTGAAACGTTACACAACTATGGTAACATGCTTATTATAATCCCATGATTCCTCAAGCTTAATGTTTGATATAACTCGATAATTTCACAGTGCTTATTTGGTGCTCCAGCTTTCAAGTTTCCAGAATTTCACTATTTGCTCTATCTAGAGCttgattttcaatttttcaacaCAAACTTCCTGCTAAACTTCCTTCACAGCTGTCATGTACTTGAAGCTCTCGTAATTTATAATTGGGAGGTATGAATGCATTTCAAGTTAAATCTAGTGTCTCTATTTACTTTTTGTTGTTTGCCCGAGTCTAATGAGAAGTGCTGTTTTTTGTTATCAGAAACTCTATCACCTCCCCATGGACTATAATGGACCAACACCACCAACCATGGTTCCCAGTTGTGTGACATCACATCTCAAGAATTTTGAGTTTATAGAATATCAAGACGCTGCAGCTGAGCGTGAATTTGTTGCATATCTTTTACAAGGAGGACTTGTTTTGGAGACAGTGACAATTCAACTTAAATCCAATTTAGACCTAGAGACAAAGGACAATATTGTCAAGGGTTTATCTGCTATACCGAGGGGCTCTACAATATGTCGGTTAAATTTCTTTGATTAAAATCCCATTTAACATGGTATGAACTCACACTATCTCTATCCTTATCCTCTGTTGTTCGTTGATCAAAACTGTTGACAAAATATCATTTTGGAGTCTTAGAGTTTTATATTATTAAAGTTgcacaacattgagtcaattttattatttgtcGATGCTTGTGAATACTTCTTACCGAATATCATGCTTATGAATAAATTTTGTCTGGTGCCCTGTTCCTTGAGAAATAATGAAATATGCACTTGAACATTATCGGTGGTTTGGATAATAACATGCGGTACGGTGAGGTTTAATGTGTTTCAAGTTTATCCGTAACAGTTAACGAGTTTCCATTTTATACTTGgcgttttaaaattgttttaattaatttctagACGATGACGTTCAAATAATGATAGAAATGTATAACATGGTATACTAATTGACAACTTGACTAGTCATTGTAAAATCATCATTATTGTAATTGGTTTTGAACTCCTCCAACtataaaatatatcaaaaatataTGACGGGGGTTAGTCTTGGAAAGTGAATCATACAGATTAGTCATTTCTTGAACTCCTTGATGACTAATTAAACAGCTTTTTTCAGTATTATTTGAGCAAAATGAAAATTGCTGAAGGGGGAAAATAATTGAATGGGAAATGGAAGCTGATGTTCTAACTTCTATCAGTGATGTGCAGTTCTACACTACCATCCAACAAATAGTATCTTTTCCATTAAAACTTCCTTACAAACTTGTCCTGGGCTTTGCAGCAGCAACAGTCCTTGTAACTGAACGCATGGTTACAAATTCTTCTGCAGAAGATGGATGTATGCCGACCTATAGAGAATGGAACATTGTGTTCCCATCAGCgattatattacaatatttatTAGCATGACATGAAAATAAAACAGTGAATAACATGAATCGGAAATGTTTGGTGACCAAAATAAATTAGCCAAAAATagccaaaacttgccttatttttaacattcattaattgttaatGTTAAATATGGCAAGTTctgcccttttttttttctcctcagCATTACCGAatgataagaataataataacaacaacaaaaataatcatgaaagCAATGAACTTTACCGTGCTGTCAAACTGTGCCTTGGTAGCTCCACACTTCAATGCAACAGCAATACCCTATTCTCAACCAATATCAAGATCATGAATTAAAAGCAGTAACTTATAGTTGAAGTATGCCCCCCATCATTATCACAATCACAATGCATAGAACACTAAATGCATTCCAAAGCTAATGGTGCGAATCCATTAGCATACCTGCATAATTTCTGGCGCATCAGGCCCACACATGGATGCTCCGAGAACTTTGTCTGTCTCGGCATCAACAACAAGCTTCATAACAGTTTTCTCTTGTCGCCTGTTTCAGAAATATTATGAATTAACAAAATTGTTCATAGAGGAGAGATGGAACAAATATAACTACTGGGGACCCCAGCTGTGGACTATAGAAGCTAGGAGATTTCACAAGATCAACATAATTCCTGATTATTCTTCCTCACAAATACCAAATAAAATACAATCATAATATGGTAAATGTGCAACAggtaaaatatgaaataaattacaCATACCCTGAGATGGTATTTTTCATGGGATTGAAGGTTGATGTGAAAACTAGCACATCACCATTTGCTTGCTCTATTGCCTGCTCCTCACTGAGGCCAACTACAGAAAGTGGTGGAATGCTgcaaaacaaaaaagaatgagAATGTGTTAATCCAACGAACAAGCAGAAGGTACCATATAGAGAACAGAAGGGCTCGTTCTGGAATCAGTTAAAAATCCAAAATGACTAATAGTTGACAAGATTATGCAAAAGAAGCTATACCTGAACACAGCATAGGGGATGTTACTATAGTCTGGCTTACTTTCTTGCGCACCAAATACTGTTTTCTGAACATAACCAGATTAAGCAAACAAAGTGTGTTATCCTTGTAACAGAAATGCATCACCAACAGTCCAACACCTCCCAAACAAAAAGAGAAACAGGTAAACTGATCCACTATATCTATACGTAGGAACACTTACTGCAAAACATGTTCCTTCCATCAAAGCCACTGGAGTGAGATTCATTCGGTCTGTTACATCACCGACAGCCCATATGCTTGGTATGTTTGTGCGTGAATATTCGTTTACCTAAATACAATAAAAACAGAATATTTAGAACTATTGAGTGTCAAATTATTCTCCAGCCCTTATTAATTCTCCAATTCAACAAGAAGCCATTGACAAAAAAGCATCTCATAGTGTTTGAAACTACAATCAATTTGCTCCACAAAACAAAGATCTCGCCAAAAGGCAATACTTACCTTTACCTTCTTAAAGGAACATAAACGAAAGAATGTTTCTACTTGGGACGTGCATGATTTAAACATAGTAATTCCAGTATATAATAATTCCTTTGGAGCTCCTATAATAGTAGGGATTCAATGCACATGACAACCAAATTATGGAATGTGTAGCTTGATAAACCTAGTAGAAATAGTCACATGTGGTATCTATAATCTATGAAACATATTATAAAGACCGTGATTTAGTATAAAACAGTCACAAGAGCTTGATGTCTCATCAAGGTCACAAAATGAGAACAACTCAATCTTGGTAGACTTTGCCCAATATTGCAGaaacaagaaaataattttaacataGGAGTTGTAGACCTTTATTGCTCCATTGCTGTCAAGCTCGACACCTACAGCTTCTAAATTTAACCTCTTAGTATTGGGGACTCTACCTGCATCCAGCAAAGAAcacttaataatattaaaattagcagAGTAAAGCCAACATTCCATGAGATTCTGCATTATTCATGACTTCTCTGCAAACTTGAACCATCAAAATGAGTGCTCTGCTCTAAAGATTAAAAGTCGACAACCATTAAAATTGATCAGGTTATCACACATCAAGAATGAACTCATCAGGATGACTAAATGAAAAAACTCCATTTAAAGGTTCAAACTTACAGATATTATTGCAGATTGCTTAAACTTTAAAGCCACTATTAAACTACACTATAGACCTGAAGTTGTATTACTAATACCTAACACTTTGTATGCTTACCAGTGGCAAATAGCACAACATCAGCCATCAGCTCCTCACCATGATCTGTAACAGCTTTAATGCCATCTTCTGTTTTAATCAACTAGAAGATAAAATTTATTGCATTAGCTATGCggaaaagaaatgaaaatgaactgATACATTTTAAAGAAATGAAAATACCTGTGTCAAGTTTGTCCTTGGATGTAAATTAATTCCCCTTCCCTCAAGATTCCTCGCAACCACAGCTCTCATTTCATCATCAAAACCTCTGCAGCAAAATATTAGTCAGCAGGTATGAATGTACAAAGAGtataaatgtaaaaaataatacaaacaaGAAAACAAATGCAACCTGTTAACTACATGTGGTCCAGTGAAATATCTATTATTACCCTGCCTTAAGGATTTCTCACATTCATGAGTAAACATATGACCTCAAATAGAATAGCAATTTTATTTGTCTCAAACTCTCAATAATCAAAACACTATCAAAGTAAtaaatgtataaataaatatgaaatatggATGCCAAAGGCAAACCTCAATGGAAGTTCCTTTCTGAAAACAAGATTGACTGTGGAACCCATCCCTTGCCATATAGAAGCGAACTCAACTGCTATATAGCTGTAAACAGGATATTAGTTAATTACCATGAAATAGTAAATAATCAAACTAATATAAGAAGATAGAAACACACCCTCCTCCAAGAATCACGACACGTTTAGGCAATTCCTCTAAACTTAATGCTTCATCAGATGTTATGCCCAACTCCTGCATCCCAAACAAAAAACACAATGATATATCACATAATCATACTCATAACCAAGTAAAGGCTGTAGCAATCACACCATTAACATCAGTTTACAATATTGATTCAAAATAAGTAAATTTACCTTTCCTGGAATATCCGGAAGATGGGCCCTACCACCAGTAGCAATCAGTATGTGTTTTGCCGAATAAGACAATTTAGTGCCATCCAATTGTGTCACCTCAACTTCATGTGGGCCCACTACCTTTCCCTCACCTTCAAATAATTTAACCCCAGCATTGGATAACAATCGCTTGTATATTCCATTTAACCTATTGATTTCATCTGTCTGCAATTTGACAAAACATGAATGCAAAAGACAAATAACTATCTTCTTTTTTGGTGATACTAATGAACTTCTTGATGCAAGAAAATAGTAATTCTTTACACTATTAAACAAttatttctaaaataaatataagaatctTGAATACCTTCTTTTGTAAGAGCTTCTTCCAGTTGAAGTCAATCTTCTCGCTCAATTCCCACCCATAATTCCTGGCATCCTATCAGACACAAAAGAGTTTGTTTAATCATCAACGTGAGAAATACAAATCATGACACAAAAATCAATATGAACCAACTTAGGTGTGTGTTAAATATAGTACTGAATTGAATTAAAGATCAAATCCTTACCTCAAGATCCCCTCCAAAAGATGCTCCATAGACCAGAATCTTTTTGGGAACACAACCACGAATCACACACCTTCAAAATTAAAGTCCATAATCATTTTCGTGAAATACTTGGTAGTTGAAGAGATAGGCTGTTGGGAAACAGGGCGGGAGCCTGGGACGATGAGGATGAAAAACAGGACAGGAAATTTATTCTATCTGCAGACTAAGGCCCATAAACATGATAGCAGATAGCTTCTGATTTCAGAACTAATGTTACGTGGGAACTGTAATGAAGCAGCCATTATCTAATTCCATTCAATAATAGTCCAAAATGTACAAGTTTCAATCAACTTACGTTCCACCAACACCTCCAATCGTTTCTGAGCTAATTGGATGATACGGAAGCTCGCAAATCCCAACCTAATGAGACCAAGTTTCAGAATGTGATAAGGAGAGAACAAATAAACCACAAGTGGACTCAGAAAGTTCAAAAAGTAACATGAAAGAAATGATAATCACAATATTATCTGAAAGTTATGTATTAGTAACCAATTCGAGAGCAActctaattgttttttttttttttttgtaaaaatcagTGGACCAAATAAGCCTATGTATAGAATACATTTTGGAATACCACATACACATTAAAAATGTGCGAAACAACCTATGTATGAAGTGTAATCTAAGTGTTTCTAAACCAACCACCATCAAAGTTTACAAAAACTTGAAGCTTTACTTAATGAATAACGGAGTCTCTTCTGCTCTATATACATAATATgaatcaacataaacttgataataataataatccgcaaagtaaatcaaataaaataagatgAGAGATTAGTTACTTTAGCTCCGAAGTTGGCGGAGAATCTAGAGGCACGAACGCCACCACTACCAGCTCCAATAACGAACAAGTCGAAGTCAAAATCAGTCGCCTCTTCTTCCAATGCAGCAGCTGGTTCACCATCGATCAGCATCTTTCTGGCCATAGCTATATAAATCAATTAATCAATCTGCATCACCAACATCGTCGTTACGACTTAAAGTAACAAACTCAAAtattctttttgaaaaaaaaagtatatactattttttaaaaGTGAAGTGAAGTGAAATGGAAGAACTGCATACATCTCGGAACTGTGTGTGACGTAGATCGGAGATAGAGATGGGAAGTAAAACGCCGACTGAGGTGTGTGTACGGAGAGAGTGAGTGATTGGGTTAGGTATGGTGTGTGTGAGAGTGATGAGTGGAACCGCGAcataaaaagagaagagagagaaaacaaaTCATATGATATGATTGATTACAAGATGCAGATGCTGTATTAATTGTAAAGGTGCACCCATTCATTCTTGTTTCTTACTACTTACTAgaaccattttttattttatagaaaatataaaataaatattacttTTTTATATAGATTAtgcattagaaaaataaaaaatagttaatatatcaTT
Coding sequences within it:
- the LOC112803087 gene encoding glutathione reductase, cytosolic — its product is MARKMLIDGEPAAALEEEATDFDFDLFVIGAGSGGVRASRFSANFGAKVGICELPYHPISSETIGGVGGTCVIRGCVPKKILVYGASFGGDLEDARNYGWELSEKIDFNWKKLLQKKTDEINRLNGIYKRLLSNAGVKLFEGEGKVVGPHEVEVTQLDGTKLSYSAKHILIATGGRAHLPDIPGKELGITSDEALSLEELPKRVVILGGGYIAVEFASIWQGMGSTVNLVFRKELPLRGFDDEMRAVVARNLEGRGINLHPRTNLTQLIKTEDGIKAVTDHGEELMADVVLFATGRVPNTKRLNLEAVGVELDSNGAIKVNEYSRTNIPSIWAVGDVTDRMNLTPVALMEGTCFAKTVFGAQESKPDYSNIPYAVFSIPPLSVVGLSEEQAIEQANGDVLVFTSTFNPMKNTISGRQEKTVMKLVVDAETDKVLGASMCGPDAPEIMQGIAVALKCGATKAQFDSTVGIHPSSAEEFVTMRSVTRTVAAAKPRTSL
- the LOC112803086 gene encoding putative FBD-associated F-box protein At1g05080: MQICTPSKSSASLAKVLGWIPSQHRLMPSLARLQELYLSLKVNVMFRMNLPKAIFTCTSLTSLVLKHDISLNYGLEFPDVYLPSLKNLELQIDEVDKKFFSGCPVLENLKLILQHMSSVYPEGYVYIPTIQMPQTLKSLTFEDHSTLCHEINHRVIDTPSLEYLHLKIMTSVFSELHMSVSHFPNMVEAHVDIQECDSRVDINGAFFEHVCWVPMLLQALRETELLTLKRYTTMCLFGAPAFKFPEFHYLLYLELDFQFFNTNFLLNFLHSCHVLEALVIYNWEKLYHLPMDYNGPTPPTMVPSCVTSHLKNFEFIEYQDAAAEREFVAYLLQGGLVLETVTIQLKSNLDLETKDNIVKGLSAIPRGSTICRLNFFD